The genomic region gttaaactccgccTACTTACACCTCTTTACCCCTCAAGCCTAAGTACTACCTGACTGTATGGTGGCGACATTAATTGAAATCTTtgccaagattgaaaaataaatttgagttaACTGCTCCAGCCATTGTCCAGTGCAATAGACGACAATATAAGGGTGGCATTCagcattttcacaaataattttaacgtgCTTGTAATCTATATTATGGAATTCCGATTTTACTTCAGAAaaaacgctaaaaattgattaatGAAAACAGTagaggatttttaaaaattatttatttatcaatacacTACAAAGgaataacaaaatataaaatacataataaaattagcagtgatAAATTACATGTCAtgtaaattacttttttttaacttttcaaaCCAATTAATTTCCAGAATTGATGCAAACTAAAATATTTCAAGCTAAGATACATAATTTATTTCCAGatttagtccattcactcacggtaaaatattgcaaaaaacctcctaattttaaagaatcgcttggattgacatgaaatttggcttaCGCCTAGCTAAGATGTCAAAGAAAAACAAATgatgtaccgatgtgtgctttggcCCTATGGTTCagtatcaccccttctcgggagtgaaaaaatatatgttcaagataagttcAGAAGTGCCTAAAatcactaattctaagcaacttttgttctatagagttttttcactacgtCAATACTTATTTCGAGTTATTGAAAAATAagttctttttcgtcaaattccatgttgaatatttcaacgtgaaataataaaaaaaatgaagcacttttcgacgaaaactcattacaactttttttaaagtgtttaaaaaaggtttatttatattatttttgttaagtttctagcgtcaaaagtaagcaagttatgatCAAAATATATTTGGTTcctatttttttgttaaaaaatcgtgaaaatcaccccctaattagcatcctaaatgaaattaatcgttacaacTTCACAAGATCACAacttgctttactcgtgtatgtattgtttcatcggttcaaagtggaAATTTTTGAAGGAGCTCTAGTTGAATGGGCTTGAACTAGTCAaaaatcacgagtgtatgcaaattttgaacagccacatcttaaccaatttttgccttacagaaaaacaaaaaatccaaaatattcagaaaagcaaaacctacattttttttactctttgtgatttttggtgtcactaataaattttaagttattttgaaaaaaacatttttttcaaaataaaaaaaaattgttaaaaaataagccctttgaacaaatgaaacttacagatcagtataaataatacataagtaaagtaacttgggaagcggtaacgattaatttgatttaaaatgctaAGTGGGGGCTGATTTTCCCGAGTTTTtttgaccaactttattttgagcgtaacttactttttatgctagaaacttattaaaaaacaaaaatgaatatttttttgaacactttaaaaaagtcgtactgagttttccccaaaaagtgtaaacttttttggttatttcacgttgaaatatttgctttgaaatttgacagatatgaaactatttttcattagttacaactttgcttctactgggtctagagagttcatacatacaccatttttttctctttttagaagctatatttttactggaaacctttttttcggtaaaatacatatttactttttgagttatttgcaaaaacccACCTAAAAAGTGTttctttttgttgaaaaatgaacatatttactcgcaaatacctcgaaaagtattaacttgctTAGAATTACTTTTCTTCTTTCCTATATGTATTCCAAAATTTCGTGTCAACCCAAGCGGTTATTTAAAATTTGGAgtaaaaaccgtgattcaatggtATTATTGGTTTCTATTATAGTTTTCTACTGTAgttttataaaatagttttagCTATAGTTTTATAATAGTTAAGATTATATTTAGAAAATTGtatcatgttgtgactggctgtaTGGCATTTACCAAtgccaattaaataaataaataaaaatgttataaaactAGACAATAATACTACTATAACTACAGCTAATTTAATCGCAATAGTTGAAGTATTCAAATATCTACATTATTAATTTACCGAAAATAAAACCTAATATATAgctataaatttttacaaaataactgCAAATATCTAGGAACCTGGGTAAATAAAAACGATGACCAATGTATCTattagagaaatcaggacacgcattgaaattgcaagacaagcatttataaaaatgaaaaaaatgtttgttaatcgagatcTTCCTCTGtagctgaggataagagccttaagatgctacgtgttctcgactttgttacATGGAATGGAAAGCTAGATACTaaaagtagacaatataaataagttggaagcatttgagatgtagtGCTATAGagggattttgaaaatacctagatctaacgagttacaaatgcaaaAGTATTAAGAAGGTTACAATgttacaaaaggattgcgaggtgataaagaacatcaataCAAGAAAGCTGGATTTAGGCCAAATTACCAGAGgagcgaaatatgagatattaggctcataatgcaaggtaaaattaagggtaaaagatccataggtagaagaagaatttcctgactGAGagacttaagagagtggtatagttgcagctcaatagatattttcaaagcaggcgccaataaggtacggatagctgtagTGATGGCCAACCTTCGATATGAGAAGGAACTTCGACAAGAAGAAGAGgatataaatgttgttctgataGTAACATTGTACTACAAAAAATTGACAATTTATCTAGAAAAGGCAATATAGAAGtctgtgcaaaataagaaattGTACTGAGGTGAACTAAAATCAATATGATTTACTGTTCGATCGCATactttttacatttaaaaattatctaaggaCTTTCTAGAATTAAGACAtcgatgttttaaaaaaaagtagTGGTGAGTACCAAATACAatagattattattatttttctttgaaaaaataccACAAATTCCCAACGTTCAAAATGAATAATGTAAGTACATACATATCTTGATAAAGTGACAGGGAATTTCCAACATATAAATAGTTGAAGGCCATTTGCCTAGGAACAATAGGTAAAAGCTGGATTAAACagacaggattagaaagtttaaaacatcactaatgagatcatatttaaaaacaaagtaaataagtatatttgaatgttaattcttttcaaactaagatcacagtataaagagggaacctctatatactgtgataagattgtaaaattaaaatattgggaaaaaaagatatatatttattatttctttttctgAAGAAGTACTTTCATTGTTGACAATattgaaacattttattattattaaaagtcgagaacaattaaaaaccacgttaatatttatatgaaagtgctttaaaaatgaaggtatatgactcttgagaagaattaatattttttaacaaacttggtaTACGACTCATAATATCTGACATCtgattcttttatttttagttttgagacatgcaagtttttatcaataatacatttttccctaaacttaataaaaaagttttctatatgattccaaggttttaagacatactaatattgttttcctgatattataaaatacttgttaatatctACTGTATATAGAGACTAAAGCTAATAGTGTAGTTTAACATACAGTTAAGTCCACGgttatttacccgtgcgtcattcaTACCCGGCGAGATAAAAcatatactttttatctagcatcattctcttccacgcatgaaactaaagacaaaccagctaccgcctgttattaagtaaaaacacatgttatttttatgaacgcactaaactcagtacattgaaaagatCTAGGTAGAAAAAAAgacgttttcatattttaaatacaatttgtgacgtttctggtttgtttacttttgtggctgtcagtctgttgaattttttgctgtttacttgtcgaatttttgcattttgatgtttgtttacctttacttttatcgaaaataagtaattttctgtGAACCTTTTCCCTTTTAGTTTTCTGTTTGCTTTCATTAACGTTATACCACTGACaagttttaaaaagtttgatttttaccaaaaattttataattttcctTTTATGGTCTTCGCAGCTTTTAAGCCAATTAGTAGTTAATAAAATATGGTTAGTCACATAGGTTTCAATTTTTTCGAAAACTGCATTATCtactttaaataaattaaaagcctCGTGAAACTTTTCTAACAATATTGTAGTAATAGTAACAAACAAATCTGATGGTCTCTGAAGAaactttatttcttcatttgcgccataatctctgaaaagtaacattaattcGTGTTTCTGTAATAGAATTTTGTTGTCTTTTACAAGTCTTCCTGGCATTTACTACAATTCAAGTTCTCTATAATCTTATAGTAAATATAACCAGCGACATATGTAACAGCACACGTTTCTAAATTTGTTATGCTACATTTGCTGGAATGTGCCGTGCTTAAAATTTGGTTGTCATTATTTTCCTTTTGCATGTCTAAAGATTGTTCTACATGAACTGTTTGGGTTTCAATGGACTCGTCAGATATTTCGACGCTGGTTACTTCGTGGGTTAAATCTAAATTATCAGTTTGTGCTATTTCACAATTTCCATTGTCTAAAGCaatttttagtttaatatttgTGTTATGCTTAATGGCAATTCTTAACTGACTAACACTAGGTGTTGGATTGTAACCACCCCGATTGCgcacaatagagaaaaaattttctagaggatcttggttcagaaaagatgttaaaagatatgacacattatatttttgaagttcctcccacaaacataaaactgacaaaattgtccactgaaagccgtgtagacagtgaatattatttctctctttctgattttcaaaaactttaatttttttaaaatattctaaacctgcttttaagttttcagttgacttgcttaaagttgacattggctttctgtttgggttactatcactacaatatttgctgttaagaccatcaaaaatattatttataatttttaaaaattcggcAGTATCAGGAGCCGTTTTGGTGTGTAACTGGCCTACAGATTTTGCTGTTGACATTGCTGAGGCAACtgagttggaaaaaatttggGCTGCTAATTTTACACGCATTTTTTGGAAATGATTAGGGTTTATGTGAACGTCTGTTATTTTCACCATGCATCGTGCTCTCACATTGGTTCTATCGATGTTGTATGTGTATTCAATATCTTGCCACGATATCTGGTTAGAATCggcaaaaaacgtcaactttttgttaagaaaattatttcttagactttttaataagtgatttcctatttctattgcaggctgatccttacatgcgcctaacagcttaaataaagctctattattagatgcttgatcacacactaacacttttggtatatacccaatattttgtaattttgaaacaacttcaactacaatgttttttaagttgtcgcTATGTATTGGACTACCTGTAACAAAATAGCAAATCGGAATCTTCCAGTTATGTAGCAAGCCGCGCATCATGAAAACCAGACCTGTGTTGGCAAGTTTGTTTGTTCTTCCTAAAGCACCTAAATCTTGAAACCCTTCTATAATGTCATCTAATTTATTGtactccaatttttttttttcaaagaaatttcatcaaacattaacacacaaattttttccaactcatccattgtctctgcttttttcttcaacttgtcaattaaggaagtgtttaaaccagttcttaattttatgacacgcaaccaagtttgaattgtttttaCTGAAGGTAATATAAAATTAAGAGATCTagttaaaaatttgtaacaacTAGGAGACTTATAATAAATGGCCAGAGCTAAATCCTTTTCATTGTGACTCCATTGTGAACGAGTTTTGTGTGAAAACTGCATATTAACAAATGTGTGCACGTATTtgcttttattttctaacagtacctgtaacatgaatttggttgccgattttttgttttttgttgttcttctacaaCGCCGACTGTTCTTCTGACGGCACTTCTTATTTAAAGCACTTACTTgatactccaatttttttaccttcTCCGTCAATTCAGTTTCAAGTTTTGTGGGCAAATTAATTTCAAAACTGGAAATATCACTGAGACTACTACTTGATCTCTTAGGCGATGGAGTTGACCTAACCATACAATCGTCACTTGTAGATCTTTTACGTTTCGTACCGCAATAAACGTATGTAGAGCATACTGGTGGGATATCACCTAAAATAGGTGTAATCATTGAAATGTAtgtgtaattttaattaaagcaaaacaagCATCATCATTATTTCTGGAGTGATAGTAACAAcgcattcatatttaaaaaaaatctcttttgatttaattgtataaaaatatttaaatcattCAATATCcactgattttatataaaatatattttaatagtaaTATTCTCATGGACAAAGCGCATtaggcaaacataaaaatatttataaaattgagTACTCACCTAAATCAGTTGTTAACTGTGTAAATTTTAGAGGAACAGCATTTTTCCTTAATAACTTTCTTTGGCCACTTTGGTAAATATATTCCACTGCAAAATGATGCTGGCAAATTACCCTCTGTTTAAGGTCAGTGATATCCATCAATAAAATATCAATGTTCCCgcagtttttttgccaaatttttgtACGCTCTACGTCTTTCAGTGGaaatttaaagaaagatatattattatttgttccatcgtttctttcaaaACATCCCGCGTAAACACACTTATGAGTTACAGAGGCCATTTTGTCTAAAATATGAgtccttttttttataaaattccgCTCTAATTTGTCACAACACCTGCCTGTCACAGATAAtacacctatagggtaagttcggccctgacactactcctacctcctcgcaagtcagagagagaatgagaaatctcgatacggttttcgagtagcgccatctagtttttgatacgtctttcggttaccaaGAGGTGAGCTATCTATGGTGTTTTTAATCAATGACCCAATCTTTGTTCGGTAAAGTGCCAAGAGAGAATCTATCAAATCGACTCCCCCcataaatttattatataaaactATAATACTGGGGCATTTTATTGTTATACTTTCCTTTTTTTACGGTCGTACCTCTGGACAGTCGTTTCAGGAGAAGCACTGGCACTGGCAAGTGTACATGGCAATGTCACTGCCTTATTGTCATACCATTTGACTACTCTGAGTGTTGTGCTGTTATGGACAGCAACCTTTTCCACACAACTCCCTCGACCTTGCTTCATTAGCACTTTATCTGCTGGCAGCTTGTTTTCGGGAACCCTGTTTGTACACTGTACCCAAACTCTGAATGCCATTTTCAGATAACTTTATTTGCAACTCAGGACTGCAAAGTGCAAAACCAATTGtcataaaatagcaaaaattttggttttttggtATGCGTTCAGCTAAGCTAATACCAACATTACTGCTGGCACTTATATCTGGTAAATCGTCTGGTTGCTTATGAGCTCCACAATAAACCTCAAAACCTATGCCGCTCGCACATGCAAGACAAAATAATTTGTAACCCCATTTCTTTGGCTTTTTGGGATTATATTGCCAGACCAGAGATAATATTTGTATATTTAAATATACATGGTACCATAGAGGgtttaaaaacaacctgctagttttcacaatcataaacttatcaggatgacacgttcaacaaatattaaaatcacgttccacaataaaaacttctcctgttccagtgttccctttacatcaaagtttgtccgactagacaccgttaagctattaacaaattttcagcttgctattaataaactttttttggtacgcgggatccaggcctagtagatgtgaaaataaaattagttctataaaaatgaaacaaaataaaaaatcattCCAACACTCCtccataaattaaaaataattccaAACGATTAGAAATTCCAAACCAAATAAAATTTTGAGCGAATTAAATGTTCAAACAAACCAACATCTTGTGCCAAACAAAAACCAAATATATTATACAACGCCTTTCTCATAGCGTTGAGTttaccctaataacacaaaacattccatgaatgttcctagaatgtacacacaggacattgaaaacattcctggaatgtccccaaatgcacacgaatgtccctggaaagtcccaggaaagtgctgtgtcagcattttaaatattcttagaatgttctgttggaacattccatgaatgtctacgaacgttctttggacattcacagtctattttttagactgaatgtcttgttggaacattccatgaatgttctttggacattcacagtatatttttagactgaatgtcttgttagaacattccatgaatgtctacgaacgttctttgaacattcacagaatattttttagacattcactgaaatatatcgtcagtaatgtgacaatacctcctatatgttttttcatgaggtttgcaggagacgaaaaacattttttaaggtcactttctgttttcgtacgtattctgacttttttgtagtaaatagatagttgaatttactgcaaaacaagtcaaaagatatatgaaaacaggaggtggccgaaacaagtttttagtctatcttacaaatctcttgaaaaaaacagataggaggtattgtcacatcactgacgatatgtggccataccaaataatacatccttgataaatataaacatttttattgcaaaaaatctttacatacattttttaatgtaatttactgacattcctaaatattataaaaaaatgtgtcacatttgctttgtaaacctttcttttgcttttcgtagccacatattccgtttcctttctgtttttttgtagaccacttctctcagctgattctaaaagaaaataaaataaaaggtaatttttctatcctttacgattaacaatcagaagaaatattatttacaggtaataatacgcataaataataataataaaaaaataaatattaaataatatttaataaataaaataataataatgaacattttgtattttgacaacgacatccgacgtggaagtagaaaccttaataaaattattttttcaagtaaattgtggcttatttcctcattagaatagttaattacaaaaaagccacaaagaaatagatttttcacaaacaaataagtatttagtattcattatatttattgtttttattatttactttaatgtcctactggtacattatttgacaaataatgacatttcgaagtctgttaagtatgatatcacgcccttgggcattaaatttaaataacgacttagatactgtcaagttgacaaatatcaacctaagtaaaactatggttaccacaattatgttactactgttactggtaaatgtacttatttaaaaactaatcaattcaaaattcattcaaatttttcgcatataaagaataatttagtcagacattaaacgttgaaggcaccacaggtattataataataacgctttcggtcaacgtatatccctcaggcccttgttaaaaacaccattgacctcaagcgttattatccttataatacccttggtaccttaataactgtaacataagattataccttaattcttgttttctatttctgatgtttttatttatttacattgaatattaatctgttttgttgtataatctacttcgcaataattatgtgatatatttgacttaaaatgaattcaaaaattttttgcagttgggcaacaatgtcaacttagatctccgatgtagataatgaattacaacagtatctatattgtacagactgtattattaattaggttatttatttatttatttattgaaatatacatccaccaggtataaacccataaaggtgtacataagaaaactacatacattgactgaacacttgatgacaaaatataaaataaaataaagaataaccaaaaatgtttctgttgttaatacacatacacaataataaacaaagaccttaataaagaaaaataacatggcatcaattcgataagctattgcatatttcgcgtttaaagatgttaaaaccaagaaaaaaaatgcatatacctgtgtgacataagctattggaacagcacagtctcttaaacgaacagatgaaagtgaagttctgtcaatatctttttctaaaaagtgttttgaacatactcctctattaacaaatctgatctatacttcatgtcttcttcgcaggatcttctggaaagctaaaaatacaaaatatatgcattactaagcattattaacaaattttagttttaaataaaaaatatgattaatggactcacaaaatattataaaacagcttagaaattgtttattagtatagtcggttccccaaactctgacacaactggctagtgattttagtaggtaattttttttgtttttggccaattttgccaaaattacagtaattattaactatttagttattatttttttttgccaattttaccaaattggcaaaattatttactaaaatcactagccagttgtgtctgagactcagtagtactgagactgagtttagcaaatcgactataatattctgtgtattcattagttggtactgcatattatagtgtgtggtctaccatcctatttataaaggcatacattagcaaaaacgcaaaaagaattactttagttttacaaatcctattgttattatctctatttactattttagttaggaataagcgaagtttgtggcttattcacaattattattaaatggatatgaccaattattaacttataaaataaaataataattcttctgatttatgccttttattcactttgttatatctaggttacttaaaagattttttatgaatagtattattagggtattaatag from Diabrotica virgifera virgifera chromosome 3, PGI_DIABVI_V3a harbors:
- the LOC126882310 gene encoding uncharacterized protein LOC126882310, giving the protein MASVTHKCVYAGCFERNDGTNNNISFFKFPLKDVERTKIWQKNCGNIDILLMDITDLKQRVICQHHFAVEYIYQSGQRKLLRKNAVPLKFTQLTTDLGDIPPVCSTYVYCGTKRKRSTSDDCMVRSTPSPKRSSSSLSDISSFEINLPTKLETELTEKVKKLEYQVSALNKKCRQKNSRRCRRTTKNKKSATKFMLQVLLENKSKYVHTFVNMQFSHKTRSQWSHNEKDLALAIYYKSPSCYKFLTRSLNFILPSVKTIQTWLRVIKLRTGLNTSLIDKLKKKAETMDELEKICVLMFDEISLKKKNWSTIN